From a region of the Odontesthes bonariensis isolate fOdoBon6 chromosome 2, fOdoBon6.hap1, whole genome shotgun sequence genome:
- the foxn2a gene encoding forkhead box protein N2 isoform X1, producing the protein MGPIIGMSPDKKTEIPGMQEERTGLRGVCGVGTLPEAECASSPLATSVDRTGGAEDEELTNLNWLHENLLQNFTLGGPEAQPSGSPLFDIEGDYGSNQGPSSSSSSSSNGRGRERDSLKSKPPFSFSLLIYMAIEQSPSKSLPVKEIYGWILEHFPYFSNAPTGWKNSVRHNLSLNKCFRKVDRSLGKANGKGSLWCVDPEYRPNLIQALKKQHFPAAHAFCTPPASPPSASSPPRHLFLQGCSFKESDIDAATAMMLLNSAPGHHVDPCNSDGPLDLSRPDSVLVSSDPKQDHNYSSVALQRCSSRSSSSSLSSLDEGGCDRGQSRRAGSEGFHSDEDSDLWDERGVHQTSRRPPAIKWPISKRARREVKPELDEELKEAAGSLLHLAGIRSCTEGSKRIVKSTKLNRK; encoded by the exons ATGGGTCCAATCATTGGGATGTCACCAGATAAGAAAACGGAAATTCCGGGTATGCAAGAGGAGCGGACGGGACTCAGAGGTGTTTGTGGTGTGGGAACACTGCCAGAGGCAGAGTGCGCGTCCAGTCCGCTGGCAACAAGTGTGGATCGAACCGGCGGTGCCGAGGATGAGGAGCTCACCAACCTCAACTGGCTCCACGAGAACCTGCTTCAGAACTTCACTCTGGGGGGTCCTGAAGCTCAGCCAAGCGGCAGTCCCCTGTTTGACATAGAAGGAGACTATGGGTCAAACCAGGGCCCATCatcatcctcctcatcatcatcaaacGGCAGAGGCAGGGAGCGGGACTCGTTGAAGTCTAAGCCTCCTTTCTCGTTTTCCTTGCTGATCTACATGGCCATCGAGCAGTCTCCCAGCAAGTCCCTGCCTGTTAAAGAAATCTATGGCTGGATTCTCGAGCACTTCCCTTATTTCTCCAATGCTCCCACCGGCTGGAAGAACTCAGTTCGACACAACTTGTCTCTAAACAAATGCTTCCGCAAGGTCGACAGGAGTTTGGGAAAG GCCAATGGCAAAGGTTCTCTTTGGTGTGTTGACCCCGAGTATCGCCCCAACCTAATTCAAGCCCTTAAGAAGCAGCACTTCCCAGCCGCACATGCCTTCTGCACACCACCCGCCTCCCCACCCAG TGCCTCCTCACCCCCTCGCCATCTCTTTCTACAAGGATGCTCATTCAAAG AGTCTGACATTGATGCTGCCACTGCCATGatgctcttaaactctgccccCGGGCACCACGTTGACCCAT GTAATTCTGACGGCCCGCTGGACCTCTCCCGACCCGATTCTGTCCTGGTGAGCAGTGACCCAAAGCAGGACCACAACTACAGCAGCGTGGCCCTGCAGCGCTGCTCCTcccgctcctcctcttcctccctctcctccctgGATGAAGGCGGCTGTGACCGCGGGCAGTCTCGCCGCGCCGGCAGCGAGGGTTTCCACAGCGACGAGGACTCTGACCTCTGGGACGAAAGGGGCGTCCACCAGACGTCTCGACGTCCGCCCGCTATCAAGTGGCCCATCAGCAAGAGGGCACGACGCGAGGTCAAGCCGGAGCTGGATGAGGAGCTGAAGGAAGCCGCGGGCTCCTTGCTGCATCTGGCTGGTATACGCAGCTGCACGGAGGGCTCCAAACGCATTGTCAAGAGCACAAAACTTAACAGGAAATGA
- the foxn2a gene encoding forkhead box protein N2 isoform X2, whose translation MGPIIGMSPDKKTEIPGMQEERTGLRGVCGVGTLPEAECASSPLATSVDRTGGAEDEELTNLNWLHENLLQNFTLGGPEAQPSGSPLFDIEGDYGSNQGPSSSSSSSSNGRGRERDSLKSKPPFSFSLLIYMAIEQSPSKSLPVKEIYGWILEHFPYFSNAPTGWKNSVRHNLSLNKCFRKVDRSLGKANGKGSLWCVDPEYRPNLIQALKKQHFPAAHAFCTPPASPPSASSPPRHLFLQGCSFKGNSDGPLDLSRPDSVLVSSDPKQDHNYSSVALQRCSSRSSSSSLSSLDEGGCDRGQSRRAGSEGFHSDEDSDLWDERGVHQTSRRPPAIKWPISKRARREVKPELDEELKEAAGSLLHLAGIRSCTEGSKRIVKSTKLNRK comes from the exons ATGGGTCCAATCATTGGGATGTCACCAGATAAGAAAACGGAAATTCCGGGTATGCAAGAGGAGCGGACGGGACTCAGAGGTGTTTGTGGTGTGGGAACACTGCCAGAGGCAGAGTGCGCGTCCAGTCCGCTGGCAACAAGTGTGGATCGAACCGGCGGTGCCGAGGATGAGGAGCTCACCAACCTCAACTGGCTCCACGAGAACCTGCTTCAGAACTTCACTCTGGGGGGTCCTGAAGCTCAGCCAAGCGGCAGTCCCCTGTTTGACATAGAAGGAGACTATGGGTCAAACCAGGGCCCATCatcatcctcctcatcatcatcaaacGGCAGAGGCAGGGAGCGGGACTCGTTGAAGTCTAAGCCTCCTTTCTCGTTTTCCTTGCTGATCTACATGGCCATCGAGCAGTCTCCCAGCAAGTCCCTGCCTGTTAAAGAAATCTATGGCTGGATTCTCGAGCACTTCCCTTATTTCTCCAATGCTCCCACCGGCTGGAAGAACTCAGTTCGACACAACTTGTCTCTAAACAAATGCTTCCGCAAGGTCGACAGGAGTTTGGGAAAG GCCAATGGCAAAGGTTCTCTTTGGTGTGTTGACCCCGAGTATCGCCCCAACCTAATTCAAGCCCTTAAGAAGCAGCACTTCCCAGCCGCACATGCCTTCTGCACACCACCCGCCTCCCCACCCAG TGCCTCCTCACCCCCTCGCCATCTCTTTCTACAAGGATGCTCATTCAAAG GTAATTCTGACGGCCCGCTGGACCTCTCCCGACCCGATTCTGTCCTGGTGAGCAGTGACCCAAAGCAGGACCACAACTACAGCAGCGTGGCCCTGCAGCGCTGCTCCTcccgctcctcctcttcctccctctcctccctgGATGAAGGCGGCTGTGACCGCGGGCAGTCTCGCCGCGCCGGCAGCGAGGGTTTCCACAGCGACGAGGACTCTGACCTCTGGGACGAAAGGGGCGTCCACCAGACGTCTCGACGTCCGCCCGCTATCAAGTGGCCCATCAGCAAGAGGGCACGACGCGAGGTCAAGCCGGAGCTGGATGAGGAGCTGAAGGAAGCCGCGGGCTCCTTGCTGCATCTGGCTGGTATACGCAGCTGCACGGAGGGCTCCAAACGCATTGTCAAGAGCACAAAACTTAACAGGAAATGA